A window of Fluoribacter dumoffii NY 23 contains these coding sequences:
- a CDS encoding helix-turn-helix domain-containing protein has product MIDQYIHPVLMPYVKNIQLIEEQEQSEPYQVYPGPFIVMGFQYQGGISLITKETQSVKLKNWGITGLLTQHRTFQANSKNTKSVLIFFYPWAIAGLFRESAQAFTDQSLGLSDFINESILKSIEEKIQSIQDPNTIIQLIQNFLIELFQKNNHNYSSQQGIIHIAKNIITKPSQDTIWKLAQNYGISRRSLERHFQSLIGISPKRFMMTTRFQKALQEMREGKSWSVFSQELDYYDQSHFIKEFQQLTGMSPKNFLKQI; this is encoded by the coding sequence ATGATTGACCAATACATCCATCCGGTGCTGATGCCCTATGTAAAAAATATACAATTAATTGAAGAACAGGAGCAAAGCGAACCCTACCAAGTTTATCCTGGTCCCTTTATAGTTATGGGATTTCAATATCAAGGGGGTATTTCTCTTATAACAAAGGAAACTCAAAGTGTAAAACTTAAAAATTGGGGGATAACTGGGTTATTGACGCAGCATAGAACGTTTCAAGCAAATAGTAAGAATACGAAGTCCGTATTAATTTTTTTCTATCCTTGGGCAATAGCGGGTTTGTTTAGAGAATCAGCTCAGGCTTTTACTGATCAGTCTTTAGGTTTATCTGATTTTATTAATGAATCAATATTAAAAAGCATTGAGGAAAAAATTCAATCCATTCAGGACCCAAACACCATTATCCAGCTTATTCAAAACTTTCTCATCGAGTTGTTTCAAAAGAATAACCATAATTATTCTTCTCAACAGGGCATTATACATATTGCAAAAAATATAATTACAAAACCCTCTCAAGACACCATTTGGAAATTGGCACAGAATTATGGTATTAGCCGACGCAGTCTTGAACGCCATTTTCAATCCCTTATAGGTATAAGTCCTAAAAGATTTATGATGACTACCCGTTTTCAAAAGGCATTACAAGAGATGAGAGAAGGAAAATCTTGGTCCGTTTTTTCACAAGAATTAGATTATTATGATCAATCTCATTTCATAAAAGAATTTCAGCAACTGACGGGAATGTCTCCGAAAAATTTTCTCAAGCAAATTTAG
- a CDS encoding MFS transporter: MAIIRRDPKSKASRRVSLASFIGTTIEWYDFYLFGTASALFFNTLFFPKISPVAGIMAAYATYAVGFFARPLGGVIFGHFGDKISRKSMLVITLCLMGLSTFLIGLLPTYDTIGIFAPILLVILRCIQGIAVGGEWAGAVVLSAEISREKERGFYSSWPNSGAPFGLVLSIGIFLFFSNMPNEQFLTWGWRVPFLLSFFVVLVGLYMRLHIMESKAF, translated from the coding sequence ATGGCAATTATACGACGCGATCCCAAATCAAAAGCCTCACGAAGAGTTTCGCTTGCTAGTTTTATTGGAACTACTATTGAGTGGTATGACTTTTATCTTTTTGGAACTGCATCAGCTTTATTTTTTAACACACTTTTTTTCCCTAAAATTAGCCCTGTCGCAGGAATTATGGCTGCATATGCAACTTATGCAGTTGGATTTTTTGCCAGACCATTAGGAGGAGTTATTTTTGGTCATTTTGGGGACAAAATTAGTAGAAAGAGTATGCTGGTAATCACTCTTTGCCTGATGGGACTTTCAACTTTTTTGATTGGATTACTTCCAACCTATGACACAATAGGGATATTTGCCCCCATCTTGCTTGTCATTTTGCGATGTATCCAAGGAATTGCTGTTGGAGGGGAGTGGGCCGGCGCAGTAGTGTTGTCTGCCGAGATTAGTCGAGAAAAGGAAAGAGGGTTTTATTCGAGCTGGCCGAATTCAGGGGCGCCATTTGGTCTGGTACTCTCTATCGGGATATTTCTATTTTTCTCCAATATGCCTAATGAGCAGTTTTTAACTTGGGGATGGCGCGTTCCTTTTCTACTTAGTTTTTTTGTCGTTCTCGTCGGGCTATATATGCGTTTGCATATTATGGAGAGTAAAGCGTTTTAA
- a CDS encoding MFS transporter, translating into MLQSHLKNFLLAVGARLIESSSFYILTVFVLSYGTFNLHLSKTLLLYAVMSGAIFEVLLIPYFGMLSDLIGRRPVYIAGSLLMGIFAFPFFWLLQTKNPQLIFFAVMFGMCVPHAMMHGAQAAFYSELFKTRIRYSGTAIAYHLSAALSGGLTPLIATGLVEWAHDKTWPVSVYLIIMAIITIICLYMATEKAQKSIS; encoded by the coding sequence ATGCTGCAATCTCATTTAAAAAATTTTCTTTTGGCAGTTGGCGCCCGCTTAATTGAAAGTTCCTCATTCTATATCTTAACGGTTTTTGTATTAAGTTATGGAACATTTAATCTGCATTTATCAAAAACACTTTTACTCTATGCAGTCATGTCGGGGGCTATCTTTGAAGTGCTCCTGATTCCTTATTTTGGCATGCTCTCCGATCTCATTGGACGACGGCCGGTTTACATCGCCGGGTCTTTGCTGATGGGGATATTTGCATTTCCATTTTTCTGGTTACTGCAAACAAAAAATCCACAGTTGATATTTTTTGCGGTAATGTTTGGCATGTGCGTTCCTCATGCAATGATGCATGGAGCTCAAGCTGCTTTTTATTCAGAACTCTTTAAAACGCGAATTCGCTACAGCGGAACAGCAATTGCCTATCACCTCTCCGCGGCATTATCCGGAGGATTAACTCCATTAATTGCTACAGGTTTGGTAGAGTGGGCGCATGATAAAACCTGGCCAGTGTCTGTCTATCTCATTATCATGGCAATAATTACCATCATTTGTCTTTACATGGCTACAGAAAAGGCACAAAAAAGTATTTCCTGA
- a CDS encoding class I SAM-dependent methyltransferase — protein sequence MLNNLNYFNDVKESNNENEQKDSQTPPQHAHQILKPNLINALLKSKTQIKEVRTAFLYAFADIEPKAVFDLLRTLQEYPLNTPDETCAAVIHQWYLTAGMQSKQGFAMSDKEYQMNKAARIARIITAGLSPIPRESLKGKALLDVGAGDCAMTYLVSEELKMEGNAIDIQTGIDWGGENSSDKKTKNDYMSQINHHYTYDGRDLLGAVNGKKFSVVMYNHSLHHFPSVQAQFESLKQASQILEPGGILFLSEHANCFDDDIFDLSHILLNLRYSIDKNQIPTPKDAITAVLKFKSEYQSHYFSKNIIDAMMSRLGLTLVKEEIRSAKDVAKATFFCFVKKGTENALAYSPYFFDMNNADRLKHTAENPKREELPRSRSAPDLLMDSDLRDDLMRSTFYR from the coding sequence ATGTTAAACAACTTGAATTACTTTAATGACGTGAAGGAGAGTAATAACGAAAATGAACAGAAAGATTCTCAAACTCCCCCTCAACATGCCCATCAGATATTAAAACCTAATTTAATCAATGCCTTACTCAAATCCAAGACTCAAATAAAAGAAGTAAGAACTGCTTTTTTGTATGCATTTGCAGATATAGAGCCAAAAGCAGTATTTGACCTATTGAGAACATTGCAAGAGTATCCTTTAAATACCCCGGATGAGACTTGCGCCGCGGTAATTCATCAGTGGTATCTAACCGCTGGCATGCAGAGTAAACAGGGATTTGCAATGAGTGATAAAGAATATCAAATGAATAAAGCTGCAAGAATCGCTCGGATAATCACGGCCGGTTTATCACCAATCCCTAGGGAGAGTCTAAAAGGAAAGGCTCTTCTCGATGTTGGTGCGGGAGACTGCGCCATGACTTATTTGGTAAGTGAAGAACTTAAGATGGAAGGAAATGCAATCGATATCCAAACTGGCATTGACTGGGGTGGTGAAAACAGCAGCGATAAAAAAACAAAGAATGACTATATGTCCCAAATAAATCATCACTATACCTATGATGGCAGGGATTTATTAGGTGCTGTCAATGGAAAAAAGTTTTCCGTCGTCATGTATAATCATTCCTTGCATCATTTTCCATCTGTGCAGGCACAATTTGAAAGTTTAAAACAGGCAAGTCAAATTTTAGAGCCAGGAGGGATTCTCTTTTTATCCGAACACGCAAATTGTTTCGATGATGATATTTTTGATCTGTCCCATATCCTGCTCAACCTAAGATATTCAATAGATAAAAATCAGATTCCTACTCCCAAAGATGCGATTACAGCTGTTTTAAAATTTAAATCTGAGTATCAATCCCATTATTTTTCTAAAAATATCATAGATGCGATGATGTCCCGTTTAGGACTTACTTTGGTTAAAGAGGAGATTCGTTCTGCAAAAGATGTAGCAAAAGCAACTTTTTTCTGTTTTGTAAAAAAGGGGACAGAAAACGCATTAGCCTATTCTCCATACTTTTTCGACATGAATAATGCAGATAGACTCAAACACACTGCAGAAAATCCAAAACGCGAGGAATTACCTCGAAGTAGAAGCGCTCCAGATTTATTAATGGATTCTGACCTTAGGGATGACTTAATGCGCAGCACGTTCTATAGGTAA
- a CDS encoding phosphoenolpyruvate carboxylase, translated as MQHNVSHLPRELSRMIFWSLTRLGKAIDEVYGKETFERIEQIRLSMQETIGSEALVLRNALLRLQTELSKLDRNQLYQIAHGFSLMLELINACENAYRIFRINQRQEIVYSDKPQAIHYVLTAHPTEARTPEFLTLFKAITDYLCEVLKSPYLMNEAHLDLMLKTSLQINISYQKKPSVEEEAQYIYQYALSPLNIKLYHHFLTKGIPIQLRSWVGGDKDGHSGVNEKIMVRCLELSRSFFIASIQDGLKEILEIIKLSTALNENKPLTNQITQLIKRGHDLRKIKPGDHEKVTAFTKELMDTQRNTLKFLNFNPEQFSMISSIFRLYPALVIPIELREDSAVVKTSLKSIEKTTITKMLEQVYSITRGTNPKNYVRGFILSMVESAEDIKNGISLVKKIFRNYALPVVPLFENQLALTSANTILSQSLTEDVRQKHLKLWDGYYEVMLGYSDSSKENGVLPSRLMIAKSLKSIQSTLENKNLRPIFFHGSGGSIERGGGDIKEQTASWSKDMMTHYKATVQGEMVARLFGSSSILKSQIDKFLAIYSEKNNDSDKGYPEELLSFAHTVSQKYKALINSEWFWPTIESASPYHFLTELKIGSRPTKRKSGPDQRKLRAIPWILCWTQTRILFPTWWGIGSTWLELDALGKNKLKMIYNENSLFAAFVKQLGVTLSKVYLPIWEQYLCQLTGSDEYLTPFQSELESTILFFHQITGENDFCFHQPWLGESIQLRSTLVHPLNLIQIEAMKRIDLPLLRKTVTGISCGMLTTG; from the coding sequence ATGCAACACAATGTCTCTCATCTGCCAAGAGAACTCAGCCGTATGATTTTCTGGTCCCTTACCCGTTTAGGGAAAGCCATCGACGAAGTCTATGGAAAAGAAACATTTGAACGAATTGAGCAAATTCGTCTTTCCATGCAAGAGACGATTGGAAGCGAGGCGTTGGTGCTTAGAAATGCCCTTCTTCGTCTGCAAACGGAACTCTCCAAGCTAGACAGAAATCAGCTTTATCAAATTGCTCATGGCTTTTCTCTTATGCTGGAACTCATTAACGCCTGTGAAAATGCCTACCGCATTTTTCGTATCAATCAAAGACAGGAGATAGTTTATTCTGACAAACCTCAAGCGATTCATTATGTCTTAACCGCTCATCCCACGGAAGCTCGTACCCCTGAATTTTTAACCCTTTTCAAAGCAATTACTGACTACCTCTGCGAAGTTTTGAAATCTCCCTATCTGATGAATGAAGCTCATCTTGATCTCATGCTAAAAACCTCGCTTCAGATCAATATTTCGTATCAAAAAAAACCAAGTGTAGAAGAAGAGGCTCAATACATCTATCAGTACGCACTCAGTCCACTCAACATCAAACTTTATCATCACTTTTTAACTAAAGGCATTCCCATTCAATTACGCTCCTGGGTGGGAGGTGATAAAGATGGACACTCCGGTGTTAATGAAAAAATTATGGTTAGATGTCTTGAGCTTTCCCGCTCATTTTTTATTGCCTCCATCCAAGATGGTTTGAAGGAAATATTGGAAATTATCAAGCTCTCAACCGCCTTAAATGAAAATAAACCCCTGACCAATCAGATCACGCAACTCATTAAAAGAGGGCACGATCTCAGGAAAATAAAACCCGGGGATCATGAAAAAGTAACTGCATTCACCAAAGAACTTATGGATACACAGAGGAACACCTTAAAGTTTTTAAATTTCAACCCTGAGCAATTCTCAATGATCTCCAGTATTTTTCGGCTCTATCCAGCTCTGGTCATCCCGATAGAGCTCAGAGAAGATTCAGCCGTTGTGAAAACAAGTTTAAAAAGCATAGAGAAAACAACCATCACCAAAATGCTCGAACAAGTCTATTCCATAACCCGTGGGACTAATCCCAAAAATTATGTACGAGGCTTTATCCTCAGCATGGTTGAATCAGCTGAGGATATAAAAAATGGAATTAGCCTGGTCAAAAAAATTTTTAGGAACTACGCCCTGCCTGTTGTGCCCTTATTTGAAAATCAACTTGCACTCACCAGTGCCAATACCATTTTAAGTCAGTCGCTCACAGAGGATGTCAGACAAAAGCATCTTAAATTATGGGATGGATACTATGAGGTTATGCTGGGTTACTCCGACTCGTCTAAAGAAAATGGGGTACTGCCCTCCCGACTCATGATTGCGAAAAGCTTAAAAAGTATTCAGTCCACGCTGGAAAATAAGAACCTTAGGCCTATATTTTTTCATGGTTCAGGCGGCAGTATTGAACGAGGAGGCGGGGATATCAAAGAACAGACTGCTTCATGGTCTAAAGATATGATGACCCATTATAAAGCAACGGTTCAGGGAGAGATGGTTGCAAGACTATTTGGTTCGAGTTCCATCCTCAAAAGTCAGATTGATAAATTTCTTGCCATTTATTCAGAAAAAAACAATGATTCGGACAAGGGTTATCCCGAAGAACTTTTATCATTTGCCCACACAGTCAGTCAGAAATATAAAGCACTTATTAACAGCGAATGGTTTTGGCCTACAATTGAAAGTGCTTCGCCCTATCACTTTTTGACAGAGCTGAAAATTGGTTCGCGTCCAACCAAACGAAAATCAGGACCTGATCAAAGAAAGCTGCGGGCAATTCCCTGGATTCTATGCTGGACTCAAACACGAATTCTTTTCCCGACTTGGTGGGGTATTGGTTCCACTTGGCTTGAATTAGATGCGCTTGGAAAAAATAAGCTTAAAATGATCTATAACGAGAATTCTCTTTTCGCTGCCTTTGTGAAACAGTTAGGAGTCACCCTTTCTAAAGTGTACCTCCCGATTTGGGAGCAGTACTTATGTCAATTAACTGGATCCGATGAATACCTCACACCCTTTCAATCAGAACTCGAGTCAACCATCTTATTCTTCCATCAAATAACAGGTGAAAATGATTTTTGTTTTCACCAACCTTGGCTTGGGGAAAGTATCCAATTAAGATCAACACTCGTTCATCCTTTAAATCTCATTCAGATTGAGGCCATGAAAAGAATAGATTTACCTCTTTTAAGAAAAACAGTTACCGGTATTTCCTGTGGTATGCTGACAACAGGATAA
- a CDS encoding haloalkane dehalogenase: MIKDKGNISTWDNRPINADYLYSYFVEVNGSRIHYTEQGKGKSILFIHGMPSSSYLWRNIIPHLIPYGRCIALDLIGHGQSDSPQIEFSVRDHLDYLTKFIEILDLKDILIVGHSWGITLGVAYAKNNEKNIRGLSYFEPMLGAWDSWEEFNPDNPQAQETFKKFRSEEGWDLIVNQNIFLEQIFVNASIRKLSPEEKENYIKPFKSIARRKAVWKAPQELPIAGSPQEVVELVDDNFTWQKQTHIPQLFFYTTPAAFFKTEQVKEFGKVASSVSLYYLGEGIYNHAEDYPDEIGRGIAEWIINNYSIDKAIPKFSLYTNIHKAIRKEIFLMCSWAGRIDFFDKNETQKFLQQFKSLLSLLRDHSKHEDTFIHPLLQKKGLVEFNLLHNEHEELEQKLVDLENLLHKSLDSPDKTIGLELSNVFYLEFCHFASNYLHHLHFEEVDVMAALHRNYDQFELLRIMEQFKKSQTIEETKTSLKGIFSSINPYESLFVLSSIQKAVPCDLFMELCELAKMNISEQHWEKIDAILVSTTKVAK; this comes from the coding sequence ATGATTAAAGACAAGGGTAACATTTCAACATGGGATAATCGGCCAATAAATGCAGACTATCTTTACTCATACTTTGTTGAGGTAAATGGGTCGCGCATACATTATACAGAACAAGGGAAAGGGAAGTCGATTCTATTTATCCACGGGATGCCTTCCTCTTCTTACCTTTGGCGAAACATTATTCCTCATTTGATACCTTATGGACGATGCATTGCATTGGACCTTATTGGTCACGGGCAATCCGATTCCCCACAGATTGAGTTTAGTGTTCGAGACCATCTGGATTATCTTACAAAATTTATTGAGATATTGGATTTAAAGGATATTTTAATTGTTGGGCACAGTTGGGGAATAACACTGGGGGTCGCATATGCAAAAAATAATGAAAAAAATATAAGAGGATTGAGTTATTTTGAACCCATGTTAGGGGCTTGGGATTCTTGGGAGGAATTTAATCCAGATAACCCGCAAGCCCAAGAAACTTTTAAGAAATTTCGTTCAGAAGAGGGATGGGATCTTATTGTTAATCAAAATATCTTCCTTGAACAAATTTTTGTAAATGCTTCGATACGAAAACTTTCACCTGAAGAAAAAGAAAATTACATAAAACCTTTTAAATCAATAGCAAGACGAAAGGCCGTTTGGAAGGCCCCTCAAGAATTACCCATAGCAGGCAGTCCGCAAGAAGTGGTTGAACTCGTAGATGATAATTTTACATGGCAAAAGCAAACCCATATCCCGCAGTTATTTTTTTATACAACACCGGCCGCATTTTTTAAGACAGAGCAAGTAAAAGAATTCGGCAAAGTTGCTTCTTCAGTGAGCTTATACTACTTAGGTGAAGGGATATATAATCATGCTGAAGATTATCCTGATGAAATTGGAAGAGGAATTGCTGAATGGATCATTAATAATTATTCCATAGACAAGGCAATTCCAAAATTTAGCTTATATACCAATATTCATAAGGCAATTAGGAAAGAGATTTTCTTGATGTGTAGTTGGGCTGGGAGAATCGATTTTTTTGATAAAAATGAGACACAAAAGTTTTTACAACAATTCAAAAGTTTACTTTCTTTATTAAGGGATCATTCAAAACACGAAGATACCTTTATCCATCCTCTCTTACAGAAAAAAGGTCTCGTAGAATTTAATTTACTTCATAACGAACATGAAGAGCTGGAACAGAAATTGGTTGATTTAGAAAACCTATTGCATAAATCACTAGATTCGCCAGATAAAACAATTGGTCTTGAGTTAAGCAATGTTTTTTATTTGGAGTTTTGCCATTTTGCCAGTAACTATTTACACCATTTGCATTTTGAAGAAGTTGATGTGATGGCCGCTCTTCACAGAAATTATGACCAGTTCGAACTACTTAGGATTATGGAGCAATTTAAAAAATCTCAAACAATAGAGGAAACCAAAACTTCTTTGAAAGGTATATTTTCTTCAATAAATCCCTATGAGAGCCTATTTGTGTTAAGTAGCATCCAAAAAGCAGTACCATGTGATCTCTTCATGGAGCTATGTGAGTTAGCCAAAATGAATATATCAGAACAGCATTGGGAAAAAATTGATGCGATACTCGTGTCCACAACAAAAGTGGCCAAATGA
- a CDS encoding FMN-binding glutamate synthase family protein: MKENYFHSLSLIEVLFVIIFVLAFIITLWNILQKEHTILRNFPLIGYVRYFAEFLGVYLRQYFYARDREELPFNRTERTWIYEASKNIDTTIGFGSTRDRRPVNTIYFVDSPFPVIKRDVVKAHAVTIGQHCRHPYTTNSLINISAMSHGSISPNAILALSYGAKKAGCWLNTGEGGLSSYHLAGECDVVAQIGTAKYGYQDEYGNLSDEKLKKAAAHPQVKMFEIKLSQGAKPGKGGLLPGVKVTKEIAEIRGIKPYKDSVSPNRFPEISNSFELLNLIHHIREITGKPTGFKIVLGNYEWLDELCQEILKRGVEYAPDFITLDGAEGGTGAAPLTLADYMGLPLTESLPVLVDKLIEYDLRERIKIIASGKLITPGRVAWALCVGADFVNSARGFMFALGCVQALKCHKNTCPTGITTHNKWLVRGLNPKNKADRVYYYVKNLSYEVGVICHSCGVKEPRELRRHHARIVSEHGTSVSLADVYPPKKKGSKVNINKEKN; this comes from the coding sequence ATGAAAGAAAATTATTTTCATTCCTTAAGTTTAATAGAAGTACTATTCGTTATTATTTTTGTATTAGCCTTTATTATTACCCTTTGGAATATACTTCAAAAAGAACATACCATATTAAGGAATTTTCCTCTTATTGGTTATGTACGCTATTTTGCTGAGTTTTTGGGCGTATATTTACGACAATATTTTTATGCACGCGACCGGGAGGAGCTGCCGTTTAATCGCACAGAACGCACCTGGATTTATGAAGCAAGCAAAAATATAGACACCACAATAGGATTTGGTTCTACTCGCGATAGAAGGCCTGTGAATACTATTTATTTTGTTGACTCCCCTTTCCCTGTCATTAAAAGGGATGTGGTCAAAGCACACGCAGTTACAATCGGCCAGCATTGCAGACATCCCTACACAACCAACTCGTTAATAAATATTTCAGCAATGAGCCATGGGTCCATCTCCCCGAATGCAATTCTTGCTTTATCTTATGGAGCAAAGAAAGCAGGTTGTTGGCTAAATACTGGTGAGGGTGGATTATCATCTTATCATTTGGCAGGAGAATGTGATGTGGTTGCTCAAATAGGTACAGCAAAATATGGGTATCAGGATGAATATGGAAATTTATCCGATGAGAAATTAAAAAAAGCAGCGGCACACCCCCAAGTTAAAATGTTTGAAATCAAATTAAGCCAAGGAGCGAAACCTGGGAAAGGAGGATTATTACCTGGAGTTAAAGTAACGAAAGAGATTGCTGAAATTCGGGGAATTAAACCTTATAAGGATTCAGTTAGTCCAAACCGTTTCCCTGAAATTTCGAATTCGTTTGAATTACTTAACCTAATTCACCATATAAGAGAGATAACCGGTAAACCAACAGGATTTAAAATAGTTCTTGGTAATTATGAATGGCTGGATGAATTGTGTCAGGAAATCCTCAAAAGAGGTGTTGAATACGCACCTGATTTTATAACTCTTGATGGGGCGGAAGGAGGAACAGGAGCTGCTCCCTTAACGCTGGCCGATTATATGGGATTACCTCTAACAGAGAGCCTTCCGGTTCTGGTGGATAAACTAATAGAGTATGATTTACGTGAGCGAATCAAAATCATTGCGTCTGGAAAATTAATTACTCCCGGAAGAGTAGCATGGGCACTTTGTGTGGGAGCAGATTTTGTCAATTCAGCGCGTGGGTTTATGTTTGCTCTCGGTTGCGTCCAAGCTCTGAAATGCCACAAAAACACTTGTCCAACCGGAATTACAACTCATAATAAATGGTTAGTTAGGGGATTAAACCCCAAAAATAAAGCCGATCGTGTTTATTACTATGTTAAAAACCTTAGCTATGAAGTAGGTGTTATCTGTCACTCTTGCGGCGTAAAGGAACCTCGGGAATTAAGAAGACATCATGCACGCATTGTCTCAGAACATGGCACCTCTGTATCCTTGGCGGATGTTTACCCCCCAAAGAAAAAAGGCTCAAAAGTTAATATCAATAAAGAAAAAAATTAA